The genomic window CGGGTTCGCCTGCACCCTGCACATGCGGCTCCGCGAGGTCGTCCCCGGTGAGCAGAGCACCTTCGGCGCCTTCAACATGTTCGGCGACAGCGTCGACCCGGCCGGCGAGTTCGCCGACTACTACCTGCGCTTCGGGGTCGGGTTCGCCGACGGCCGCAAGGCCACCAACCTGGACCACCGCCGTGACCTCGACGAGATCCCGTCCCCGGACCCGCCCACGCTGTGGCTGGTCCGCTGGGAGGGCTACGACCGGCTGGCCTGGGAGATGGACGTGTGGGTGTGGGGCCTGCCGCCACCGGGGCCGCTGGCCTTCGTCTGCGAGTGGCCGGCCCGCGACATCCCGGGTCCCGGGTCGAGATCGACGCCGGGCTGGTCCTGGACGCGGCCGGCCGGGCCGCCGCGGTCTGGCCGGCGGGCTAGCCCCGGTGCCGGTCGCCGGCGCGTCGTTGGGCGGCGGCGTCCAGCCGGGTGCTGCCGCGTCGCAGGCGGTCGTCGAGGGCGGTGTAGCGGTGCCCGTTGCCGGGGGTCCGGATGGCCTTGGCGAGGGCGCGTCGCGAGCCCACCAGGACCACCAGCTGCCTGGCTCTGGTGACGGCGGTGTAGAGCAGGTTGCGCTGGAGCATGAGCCAGGCGGTCTGGGTCAGGGGCACGACCACGCACGGGTATTCGCTGCCCTGGGAGCGGTGCACGGTCAGGGCGTAGGCGTGGGTGAGCTCGTCGAGGTCGTCGAAACCGTAGCGAACCTCCTGGTCGTCGTCCATCAGCACGAACAGCTCGGAGGCCTCCGGCGAGATGGTGGTGATGGTGCCGACCGATCCGTTGAAGACGCCCTTCTCATAGTCGTTGCGGACCTGCATCACCTTGTCGCCGGGCCGGTAGGTGCGGCCGGCGAAGCGGCGCTCGGGCTGGCCGGGGGCGGCGGGGTTGAGCGCCTGCTGGAGGCGCTCGTTCAGCGCCGCCGAGCCGGCCGGGCCGCGGTACATGGGGCAGAGCACCTGCACGTCGCGCCGCGGGTCCAGGCCGAAGCGGCGTTGCAGGCGGTTGACCACGATGTCGACGGTCAGCTCGGCCACCTGCTCGGGGTCGTCCTCGGGGAAGAGGAAGAAATCGTCCAGGTCGCTGGTCAGGGGCGGGTGGCCGGCGTTGATGCGGTGGGCGTTGGTGACCACGCCGCTCTGCTGGGCCTGGCGGAAGACCTGGGTCAGGCGCACCCGGGGGAGCACCCCGGCTCCCTTGCCGGCCCCGAGCAGGTCCCGCAGGACCTCGCCCGGGCCGACGCTGGGGAGCTGGTCCACGTCGCCGACCAGCAGCAGGTGGGCGCCGGGCGGGACCGCCTTGACGAGCTTGTTGGCCAGCAGCAGGTCCAGCATGGAGGCCTCGTCGACCACCACCAGGTCGGCCTCCAGCGGGCGGTCCTGGTTGAAGGCGGCGTCGCCGCCCGGGCGCAGCTCCAATAATCGGTGCAGGGTCTGGGCGTCCATCCCGGCCAGCTCGGACAGGCGCTTGGCGGCGCGGCCGGTGGGGGCGGCGAGCACCACCCGGGCCTTCTTGGCCTGGGCGAGGGCGACCACGGCGCGGACGGTGAAGCTCTTGCCGCAGCCGGGGCCGCCGGTGAGCACGGCCACTTGCTCGGTCAGGGCGAGCCGGACCGCCGTCTCCTGCTCGGCGGCGAGGCGGCTCCCGGTGACCCGCTCCAGCCACGCGAAGGCGGCCGCCCAGTCGACGTTGCGGAACATGGGCAGCCGGTCGGCCTGCTCGGGCACCGAGCGCAGCCGCAGCAGCCCCGCGGCCAGCGAGACCTCGGCCCGGTGGAAGGGGACCAGGTAGATGCCGTCCACGCCGTCGTCGAAGCCGGGGATCGGCACCGGGTCGCGGATCACGCCCTGCTGGCGCACCAGCTCGTCCAGGCAGGACTGGGCCAGCTCCGGCCGGACGCCGAGGATCTCCGAGGCCCTGGCCACCAGCTCCGGCTCGGGCAGGTAGCAGTGGCCGAGCTCGCTGGCCTGGGAGAGGGTGAACTGGAGCCCGGCCTTGACGCGCTCGGCGCTGTCGTAGGCGATGCCGACGCCCTGGGCGATCTTGTCGGCGGTCTTGAAGCCGATGCCCCACACCTCGGTGGCCAGGCGGTAGGGCGCGTGCGTGACGACCTTGATGGCCTCCTCGCGGTAGGCCTTGTAGATCCGCACGGCCAGCGAGGTCGAGACCCCGACGCCCTGGAGGAAGACCATGACGTCCTTGATGGCCTTCTGCTCCTCCCAGGCCTGCTCGATCATGGCCGTCCGGGTGGGGCCGAGGCCGGGCACG from Actinomycetota bacterium includes these protein-coding regions:
- a CDS encoding ATP-dependent RecD-like DNA helicase; translated protein: MQPSQPPDTTAPLAVVNGVLEHITYTNEDTGYTVARVATDRGGDPVTVVGPLLGAQPGEHLHLEGRWRNHQLYGRQFEVRSYRAVLPATVQGIRRYLGSGLIRGIGPKMAERIVDQFGVDTLRVLEEDPGRLRSVPGLGPTRTAMIEQAWEEQKAIKDVMVFLQGVGVSTSLAVRIYKAYREEAIKVVTHAPYRLATEVWGIGFKTADKIAQGVGIAYDSAERVKAGLQFTLSQASELGHCYLPEPELVARASEILGVRPELAQSCLDELVRQQGVIRDPVPIPGFDDGVDGIYLVPFHRAEVSLAAGLLRLRSVPEQADRLPMFRNVDWAAAFAWLERVTGSRLAAEQETAVRLALTEQVAVLTGGPGCGKSFTVRAVVALAQAKKARVVLAAPTGRAAKRLSELAGMDAQTLHRLLELRPGGDAAFNQDRPLEADLVVVDEASMLDLLLANKLVKAVPPGAHLLLVGDVDQLPSVGPGEVLRDLLGAGKGAGVLPRVRLTQVFRQAQQSGVVTNAHRINAGHPPLTSDLDDFFLFPEDDPEQVAELTVDIVVNRLQRRFGLDPRRDVQVLCPMYRGPAGSAALNERLQQALNPAAPGQPERRFAGRTYRPGDKVMQVRNDYEKGVFNGSVGTITTISPEASELFVLMDDDQEVRYGFDDLDELTHAYALTVHRSQGSEYPCVVVPLTQTAWLMLQRNLLYTAVTRARQLVVLVGSRRALAKAIRTPGNGHRYTALDDRLRRGSTRLDAAAQRRAGDRHRG